A genomic window from Terrisporobacter glycolicus ATCC 14880 = DSM 1288 includes:
- a CDS encoding carbohydrate ABC transporter permease has translation MKTKFNSETKYHIILGIFVIISLFPIIFAISSSFKSLGEAYNNVLGLIPNEPTLNNYIEVFKRLPFINITGNTFFIATMVTLFKVTTSVLAAYAFVYFDFKYKNILYFVIISTIFIPFTVTMIPNYLTISQLGLRDSLWGVILPQLSDATGIFLLRQSMKTIPKSLIEVTEIEKISHFKRMRDIIVPMVKPAIISTGIMFFINSWNEYVWPVLILKTKENFTLPLALQLFISAEGGTDFTVAMAVSVITMIIPLILYIIFQKHIINTFTSSGIKG, from the coding sequence ATGAAAACTAAATTCAATTCAGAAACAAAATATCACATAATTTTAGGTATATTTGTGATAATATCCCTTTTTCCAATAATATTTGCCATATCAAGTTCATTTAAAAGTTTAGGAGAAGCATACAATAATGTATTGGGGCTTATACCAAACGAACCAACATTAAACAACTATATAGAAGTATTTAAAAGACTACCTTTTATAAATATAACAGGAAATACTTTTTTTATAGCTACAATGGTTACATTATTTAAGGTTACAACATCTGTTTTAGCAGCATATGCATTTGTATACTTTGATTTTAAATATAAAAATATTTTGTACTTTGTAATAATAAGTACCATATTCATACCCTTTACGGTGACTATGATACCAAATTATTTAACCATATCTCAGTTAGGTTTGAGAGATAGTTTATGGGGAGTTATATTACCTCAGCTAAGTGATGCCACAGGAATATTTTTACTTAGACAGTCTATGAAGACTATACCTAAATCGCTTATTGAAGTTACAGAAATAGAAAAGATAAGTCATTTTAAAAGAATGAGAGATATTATAGTTCCAATGGTCAAACCAGCAATAATTTCAACAGGAATAATGTTCTTTATAAACTCTTGGAATGAGTATGTTTGGCCAGTATTAATATTAAAGACTAAGGAAAACTTTACGCTACCTTTAGCCCTGCAGCTATTTATAAGTGCAGAAGGAGGAACTGATTTTACTGTGGCAATGGCAGTATCAGTTATAACAATGATAATACCTTTAATACTATATATAATATTCCAAAAACATATTATAAATACTTTTACATCATCTGGAATAAAGGGATAG
- a CDS encoding ABC transporter ATP-binding protein: protein MKEIVFENICKNYGKTQVVKNLNLTIKEGERLIILGPSGCGKSTILRMIAGLEKPTSGKIYIDGKCVNEVKSGDRNIAMVFQNYALFPHMTVKENIIYGLKAHKVTKDDIEKRLNAAVKMLKLEGLEERKPKDLSGGQRQRVALARAVVKRGDFFLLDEPLSNLDAQLRGHARKELVKIHETYKQTFIYVTHDQVEAMTIGDRIALMNKGDLQMLDTPQNVYNKPSNIFTAKFIGSPSMNIFDVDYKNGFINLDNQTIDIPNSWIKLIESNQISHLSFGVRPEHVELSRIQAVNSFKGVVKYIEDYGNKIGVYFEIEGKEVIALVDDDAFKNGDEIYYKPNFKKIHLFNRETTTSIGYPEEI from the coding sequence ATGAAAGAAATTGTATTTGAAAATATATGCAAAAATTATGGTAAAACACAGGTTGTAAAAAATTTAAACTTAACTATAAAAGAAGGGGAAAGATTAATTATACTAGGTCCATCTGGCTGCGGTAAATCTACTATTTTAAGAATGATAGCTGGCTTAGAGAAACCCACATCAGGAAAAATATATATAGATGGTAAATGTGTAAATGAAGTAAAAAGTGGCGATAGAAATATTGCTATGGTATTCCAAAACTATGCATTATTTCCTCATATGACAGTAAAAGAAAATATAATTTATGGACTTAAAGCTCATAAAGTTACTAAAGATGATATAGAGAAAAGATTAAATGCGGCAGTAAAAATGTTAAAATTAGAAGGCTTAGAAGAACGTAAACCTAAGGACTTATCTGGTGGTCAACGTCAAAGAGTTGCCCTTGCTAGAGCTGTAGTAAAAAGAGGTGACTTCTTCTTATTGGATGAACCTTTATCAAACCTTGATGCTCAATTAAGAGGTCATGCTAGAAAAGAATTGGTAAAAATTCACGAAACATATAAGCAAACTTTTATATACGTAACTCATGATCAAGTGGAAGCAATGACTATAGGAGATAGGATTGCTTTAATGAATAAAGGTGACTTGCAAATGCTTGATACGCCACAAAATGTATACAATAAACCAAGTAATATATTTACTGCTAAATTTATAGGTTCACCATCTATGAATATATTTGATGTTGATTATAAAAATGGATTTATAAATTTAGATAATCAAACTATAGATATACCAAATAGTTGGATTAAACTTATAGAGTCAAATCAAATAAGTCATCTTTCTTTTGGAGTTAGACCAGAGCACGTTGAGTTATCTAGGATACAGGCAGTAAACTCATTTAAAGGAGTTGTAAAATATATTGAAGACTATGGAAATAAAATAGGTGTATATTTTGAAATAGAGGGCAAAGAAGTAATAGCATTAGTGGATGATGATGCATTTAAAAACGGTGATGAAATCTACTATAAACCTAATTTTAAGAAAATACATTTATTTAATAGAGAAACAACAACGTCAATAGGATACCCAGAGGAGATATAG
- a CDS encoding sugar phosphate isomerase/epimerase family protein: MNIYISTNMYKVNQLDEVFNILEAIQYEDMGIELFTEFNDKEFVEIVNKNINRFKKYKISLHGPYYKTEHSAQKGSAIYNKSKAYFMDTLKLSKELNSSYIVYHHNNCKIYDKEKMINNSKINLEELNELSKYYNANIVIENAGVISSQNMLFDQEEFIKICKESNNDVLIDIGHAFANGWDLEYVIKELKDKIVSYHLHNNDGDRDSHDSISYGKLSMEKFIEIYKKYTNKADLVLEYSKDYRDKVNILIEDIAYIKSKI; the protein is encoded by the coding sequence ATGAATATTTATATAAGTACAAACATGTATAAAGTAAATCAGCTGGATGAAGTATTTAATATACTGGAAGCTATTCAATACGAAGATATGGGGATAGAGTTATTTACAGAATTTAATGATAAGGAATTTGTAGAGATAGTTAATAAAAATATTAATAGATTTAAAAAATATAAAATTTCATTACATGGTCCATATTATAAAACTGAACACTCTGCACAAAAAGGTTCTGCTATTTATAATAAATCAAAGGCGTATTTTATGGATACTTTAAAATTATCTAAGGAGTTAAACAGTTCATATATTGTTTATCATCATAATAATTGTAAAATATATGATAAAGAAAAAATGATTAATAACTCTAAAATAAATTTAGAAGAATTAAATGAATTATCTAAATATTATAATGCCAATATAGTAATAGAAAATGCTGGTGTAATATCCAGTCAGAATATGTTGTTTGATCAGGAAGAATTTATTAAGATTTGCAAAGAAAGCAATAATGATGTATTAATAGACATTGGCCATGCCTTTGCAAATGGATGGGATTTAGAGTATGTAATTAAAGAGTTAAAAGATAAAATAGTGTCTTATCATCTACATAATAATGATGGTGATAGAGATAGCCATGATTCAATAAGTTATGGAAAGCTAAGTATGGAAAAGTTTATTGAAATATATAAAAAATACACTAATAAAGCAGATTTAGTTTTAGAATATAGCAAAGATTATAGAGATAAGGTTAATATTTTAATTGAAGATATAGCTTATATAAAATCTAAAATTTAA
- the acpS gene encoding holo-ACP synthase, which yields MNILDIGIDIVEIGRIKQYMNKNENFLKKLFTENEIKLFKSKGYASQTVAGNFAAKEAISKSLGLGIRGYDLKDIEVLRDELGKPIVITHNNLEEICRNYNVLEIKVSISHGQDYAIANAMTIIREKFM from the coding sequence ATGAATATTTTGGATATAGGAATAGATATTGTGGAAATTGGAAGAATAAAACAGTATATGAACAAAAATGAAAACTTCTTAAAAAAATTATTTACAGAAAATGAAATAAAACTATTTAAATCAAAAGGATATGCTTCGCAGACGGTAGCTGGAAATTTTGCGGCTAAAGAAGCTATAAGTAAATCTCTTGGACTAGGCATAAGGGGTTACGACTTAAAAGATATAGAAGTTTTAAGAGATGAATTAGGAAAGCCTATAGTAATAACACATAATAACTTAGAAGAAATATGTAGAAATTACAATGTCCTAGAAATAAAAGTATCAATATCTCATGGTCAAGACTATGCTATCGCCAACGCTATGACTATAATAAGAGAAAAATTTATGTAA
- a CDS encoding beta-ketoacyl-ACP synthase III: MKEVIIEGLGKYTPSHLVTNDQLSEIIDTSDEWIYSRTGIKSRYISKGEDTSDMAAKAGKKALESANISPLDVDLLIVATCTPDMFTPSTACIVQSIIGAENALAFDISAACSGFIYGLDVAKAMMASNNYKHALVIGAENLSKSLDWEDRSTCVLFGDGAGAAVLSKSYNLGLMSSFCKSVGEKYKCLTIGGNDVDSPFVESKTIRHSKLRMDGGEIFKFATSVIVNSINKILEENNLDINDIDYIIPHQANIRIIQYSAKRLKVDMNKFYMNMEEYGNTSGASIPIALSDMSEKGLLKKDSKIILVGFGAGLTYGATLINWAI; this comes from the coding sequence ATGAAAGAGGTAATTATAGAAGGTTTAGGAAAATATACACCTTCCCATTTAGTTACTAATGATCAGTTAAGTGAAATCATTGATACTAGTGACGAATGGATTTATTCACGAACTGGCATAAAAAGTAGATATATTTCTAAAGGTGAAGATACATCTGATATGGCAGCGAAGGCTGGTAAAAAAGCTTTGGAAAGTGCAAATATAAGCCCATTGGATGTGGATTTGTTAATAGTTGCAACTTGTACACCAGACATGTTTACTCCATCTACTGCATGCATAGTTCAAAGTATTATAGGTGCTGAGAATGCCCTTGCCTTTGATATAAGTGCTGCTTGTTCTGGATTTATATATGGATTAGATGTGGCTAAAGCTATGATGGCATCAAATAATTATAAACATGCCCTAGTTATAGGAGCTGAAAATCTTTCAAAGTCACTTGACTGGGAGGATAGATCCACATGTGTATTATTTGGTGATGGTGCAGGAGCAGCTGTTTTGTCAAAAAGTTATAACTTAGGTCTTATGAGCTCTTTTTGCAAATCAGTAGGAGAAAAATATAAATGCTTAACAATTGGAGGTAATGATGTAGATAGCCCATTTGTAGAAAGCAAAACTATTAGACATTCTAAATTAAGGATGGATGGCGGTGAAATATTTAAGTTTGCTACTTCTGTCATAGTAAATTCAATTAATAAAATATTGGAAGAAAATAATTTAGATATTAATGATATTGATTATATAATTCCACATCAAGCGAATATAAGAATTATTCAATATTCTGCTAAAAGGTTAAAAGTTGATATGAATAAGTTTTATATGAATATGGAGGAGTATGGAAATACTTCAGGAGCATCTATACCAATTGCACTTAGCGATATGAGTGAAAAAGGGTTATTAAAAAAAGATAGTAAAATTATATTAGTCGGATTTGGTGCAGGCCTTACTTACGGAGCAACTTTAATAAATTGGGCTATTTAA
- a CDS encoding acyl carrier protein → MIFEKLQGIMEENLSIERDEIKLDSTFASLGIDSLDTFQLIIEIEEEFGIEVEAPESMKTIKDVVSYIEEKTK, encoded by the coding sequence ATGATATTTGAAAAATTACAAGGAATAATGGAAGAAAACTTATCAATAGAGAGAGATGAAATAAAATTAGATAGTACTTTTGCATCTTTAGGAATAGACTCATTAGACACATTCCAATTAATAATAGAGATAGAAGAAGAATTTGGAATAGAAGTAGAAGCACCAGAAAGTATGAAAACTATAAAGGACGTAGTTAGCTATATAGAAGAAAAGACAAAATAA
- the fabK gene encoding enoyl-[acyl-carrier-protein] reductase FabK, with product MKTSRITELLNIEYPIIQGGMAWISNATLAAAVSEAGGLGIISGVGNTEDVRAEIRKTKSLTKKPFGINIMLMRDNIDEIAKLVCDEQVAVVTTGAGSPGKYIEDWKKHNVKVIPVVPSVAIAKRMEKFGADAVIVEGMEAGGHIGQLTTMSLVPQVVDAVDIPVIAAGGIGDGRGIAASFMLGACGVQMGTRFLVSKECKVHENYKDRVLNAKDIDTEVTGTSTSHPVRVLRNKLTREYIKLEKTNADPEEIEALGKGALRKAVVDGDVNNGSVMAGQIAGLVSKKQTCKEIIDELISELDLVLGRVCNE from the coding sequence ATGAAAACTTCAAGGATAACAGAATTACTTAATATAGAATATCCAATAATTCAAGGCGGTATGGCTTGGATATCAAATGCTACTTTAGCAGCGGCAGTTAGTGAAGCAGGAGGTCTAGGAATTATAAGTGGAGTAGGGAATACAGAAGATGTTAGAGCTGAAATCAGAAAAACTAAATCCCTTACTAAAAAGCCTTTTGGCATAAACATAATGCTTATGAGAGACAATATTGACGAAATCGCAAAGTTAGTATGTGATGAACAAGTTGCTGTAGTAACTACTGGGGCAGGAAGTCCTGGAAAATACATTGAAGATTGGAAAAAACACAATGTAAAAGTAATACCTGTTGTCCCTTCTGTAGCAATTGCAAAAAGAATGGAAAAATTCGGTGCAGATGCAGTTATAGTAGAAGGGATGGAAGCAGGAGGTCATATTGGTCAATTGACAACTATGAGTTTAGTACCACAAGTTGTGGATGCAGTGGATATCCCTGTAATAGCAGCAGGAGGTATAGGCGATGGAAGAGGTATAGCAGCATCATTTATGCTTGGAGCTTGTGGAGTCCAAATGGGAACTAGATTTTTAGTATCAAAAGAATGCAAGGTCCATGAAAATTATAAAGATAGAGTTTTAAACGCAAAAGATATAGATACTGAAGTTACAGGAACAAGTACATCTCATCCAGTTAGAGTTTTAAGAAATAAACTTACTAGAGAGTATATAAAACTTGAAAAAACTAATGCTGACCCAGAAGAAATAGAAGCTCTAGGAAAAGGAGCTTTAAGAAAAGCTGTAGTAGATGGTGATGTTAATAACGGTAGTGTTATGGCAGGTCAAATAGCAGGGCTTGTTAGTAAAAAACAAACTTGTAAAGAAATTATAGATGAATTAATAAGTGAGCTAGATTTAGTACTTGGGAGGGTTTGCAATGAGTAA
- the fabD gene encoding ACP S-malonyltransferase: MSKKIAFLFPGQGAQYIDMGKDLYENIESCKNIFDKGEEILDMPIKDLIFNGSIEELTRTKNSQPAIMLTSLACQKALEESGVEADYALGLSLGEYGALVYGGMLSFEDGMKLIKTRAQIMDSEVSPEEGTMAAVLKLDNFKVEELIKRASESGLVEGANYNCPGQVVISGEHKAIKASIKIGKELKGMVLPLKVSGPFHSSIYEKASYKFYEELKKVNINKFEKTVYSNVKGSPYEESDDVKELLRQQIMSSVLFEKSIRNLIDRGVNTFVEVGPGKTLSGFVKKINKDVKIHNVEDLKSLRETVESLKLEKINA, translated from the coding sequence ATGAGTAAAAAAATAGCATTTCTTTTTCCAGGCCAAGGAGCCCAATATATAGATATGGGAAAAGATTTATATGAAAACATAGAAAGTTGCAAAAACATATTTGATAAAGGTGAAGAAATTCTAGATATGCCTATAAAGGATTTAATTTTCAATGGTTCTATTGAAGAATTAACTAGAACTAAAAATAGCCAGCCTGCAATAATGCTAACATCTCTAGCATGTCAAAAAGCTTTGGAGGAGTCAGGGGTTGAAGCTGACTATGCATTAGGATTATCTTTAGGAGAATATGGAGCTTTAGTATATGGTGGAATGCTTTCTTTTGAAGATGGGATGAAACTTATAAAAACAAGAGCGCAGATTATGGATTCAGAAGTAAGTCCAGAAGAAGGAACTATGGCAGCTGTATTAAAACTTGATAATTTTAAAGTTGAAGAACTTATAAAAAGAGCTAGTGAGTCTGGACTTGTGGAAGGTGCAAACTATAACTGTCCTGGTCAAGTTGTAATATCAGGTGAACACAAGGCAATAAAAGCAAGTATAAAAATAGGAAAAGAGCTAAAAGGAATGGTACTGCCCCTAAAAGTAAGTGGACCTTTCCATAGTTCTATATATGAAAAAGCTAGTTATAAATTCTATGAAGAATTAAAAAAAGTAAATATAAATAAATTTGAAAAGACAGTTTACTCTAATGTAAAAGGAAGTCCTTATGAAGAAAGTGATGATGTGAAGGAGTTATTAAGACAACAAATAATGTCATCAGTACTTTTTGAAAAAAGTATAAGAAATTTAATTGACAGAGGAGTTAATACTTTTGTAGAAGTAGGTCCAGGTAAAACTTTAAGTGGATTTGTAAAGAAAATAAATAAAGATGTAAAAATTCATAATGTAGAAGATTTAAAATCTTTAAGAGAAACAGTTGAAAGTTTAAAGCTTGAAAAAATTAATGCTTAA
- the fabG gene encoding 3-oxoacyl-[acyl-carrier-protein] reductase: MLQGKCAVITGASRGIGREIALKYAKEGASIVLNYRNSETEALKLKEELDKLGSDTLIIKANVSNFEEAEKLIKEAKETFGRVDILVNNAGITKDNLIMRMKEEDFDSVIDVNLKGAFNCLKAVTPIMVRQKSGKIINMSSVVGVIGNAGQVNYCASKAGLIGMTKSLAREIGGKNINVNAIAPGFIDTDMTKVLSEDQKKNIMSQVPLKRLGQAEDIANLALFLASNQSDYITGQVIHVDGGMAM, translated from the coding sequence ATGTTACAAGGAAAATGTGCAGTAATTACAGGTGCTTCTAGAGGGATCGGTAGAGAAATTGCTCTTAAATATGCCAAAGAAGGCGCTAGTATAGTGCTTAATTATAGAAATAGTGAAACAGAAGCTCTTAAGTTAAAAGAAGAATTAGATAAACTAGGATCTGATACTTTGATTATCAAAGCAAATGTAAGTAATTTTGAAGAAGCTGAGAAACTAATAAAAGAAGCTAAAGAAACTTTTGGAAGAGTAGATATATTAGTTAATAATGCTGGTATAACAAAAGATAATTTAATAATGAGAATGAAAGAAGAAGATTTTGATAGTGTTATAGATGTTAACTTAAAAGGAGCATTTAATTGTTTAAAAGCAGTAACTCCAATAATGGTAAGACAAAAATCTGGAAAAATAATAAACATGTCTTCAGTAGTTGGTGTTATAGGTAATGCGGGGCAAGTTAATTACTGTGCATCAAAAGCAGGTCTTATTGGAATGACAAAATCTTTAGCACGTGAAATTGGAGGCAAAAATATAAATGTAAATGCCATTGCTCCAGGATTTATAGATACTGATATGACAAAAGTATTAAGTGAAGACCAAAAGAAAAACATAATGTCTCAAGTGCCTCTTAAAAGATTAGGTCAAGCAGAGGATATTGCTAATTTAGCATTATTTTTAGCTAGCAATCAATCTGATTATATAACAGGTCAAGTCATCCATGTGGATGGCGGCATGGCAATGTAG
- the fabF gene encoding beta-ketoacyl-ACP synthase II: MNKRVVITGIGAVTPIGNSAEEFWTNAKNGKLGIDFIKSMDVENLDVKIAGEVKDLKIEDYLDKKECRRLDKFTQYALIASEEAIKQSGINMDEIDKNRVGVMVGSGIGGFHTHENEFGNLYKKGPKRISPMYIPMTIINAGAANIAIKYGARGTCTSAVTACATGTNNIGDAFRHIKHGYADVMISGGCEASITTIAIAGFSNMKALNSKNTPERASIPFDKDRSGFVMGEGAGILVMESLDHALKRGANILCEIVGYGSTCDAYHITSPDPDGISASKAMKDAIDEAGISPSEVSYINAHGTSTPYNDLFETRAIKKVFEKDAKNIPISSTKSMTGHLLGAAGAIESIACIKSLQEGFIHPTIGYSEGEEELDLDYVPNVGREKELKYALSNSLGFGGHNATLLFKKWD, translated from the coding sequence ATGAATAAAAGAGTAGTTATAACAGGAATAGGTGCTGTTACTCCAATTGGAAATAGCGCTGAAGAATTTTGGACTAATGCTAAAAATGGAAAATTAGGAATCGACTTTATTAAGTCAATGGACGTTGAAAATCTAGATGTAAAAATAGCTGGAGAAGTCAAAGATTTAAAAATAGAAGATTATTTAGATAAAAAAGAATGTAGAAGACTTGATAAATTTACACAATATGCACTTATAGCTAGTGAAGAAGCCATAAAACAGTCAGGTATTAATATGGATGAAATAGATAAAAATAGAGTTGGTGTAATGGTTGGTTCAGGTATAGGAGGTTTCCATACTCATGAAAATGAATTTGGAAATTTATACAAAAAAGGACCTAAAAGAATATCCCCAATGTATATACCTATGACTATAATTAATGCAGGTGCTGCTAATATTGCCATTAAATATGGTGCGAGAGGAACTTGTACATCAGCTGTAACAGCTTGTGCTACAGGAACTAATAATATAGGAGATGCATTTAGACATATAAAACATGGATATGCAGATGTAATGATAAGTGGAGGATGCGAAGCATCTATTACAACCATAGCCATAGCTGGGTTTAGTAATATGAAAGCTTTGAATTCTAAAAATACACCTGAAAGAGCATCTATACCATTTGACAAAGACAGAAGTGGATTTGTTATGGGTGAAGGCGCAGGAATATTAGTTATGGAAAGTTTGGACCATGCACTAAAAAGAGGAGCAAATATACTATGTGAAATAGTAGGATATGGGTCAACTTGTGATGCCTATCATATAACTTCTCCAGATCCAGATGGTATAAGTGCATCAAAAGCAATGAAAGATGCAATTGACGAAGCGGGTATAAGCCCAAGTGAAGTTTCTTATATAAATGCTCATGGTACATCAACACCGTATAATGATTTATTTGAAACTAGAGCAATTAAAAAAGTATTTGAAAAAGATGCAAAAAACATTCCTATTTCTTCAACTAAATCTATGACAGGTCACCTGTTAGGAGCAGCTGGAGCAATAGAATCCATAGCATGCATAAAGTCCCTACAAGAAGGATTTATACATCCAACTATAGGTTATAGTGAAGGTGAAGAGGAATTAGATTTAGACTATGTACCTAATGTGGGACGAGAAAAAGAACTTAAATATGCTTTAAGTAACTCACTAGGATTTGGTGGTCACAATGCCACACTTTTATTCAAAAAGTGGGACTAA
- the accB gene encoding acetyl-CoA carboxylase biotin carboxyl carrier protein — protein MRFDEVKELIELINNSNLSYFEMRDEKEFIKMDKSITRNYSSNNNDLCDNNSKKLDISDLNNDVDIKTEVKKDVEESNVSQNNDDADMEVIASPIVGTFYEAMSPDDDPFVSVGQKISKGEVVCIVEAMKLMNEISAEFDCKIVSVLSENGKMVQYGEPLFKVRRV, from the coding sequence ATGAGATTTGATGAAGTAAAAGAACTTATTGAACTTATTAACAACTCCAATTTATCTTATTTTGAAATGAGAGATGAAAAAGAGTTTATAAAAATGGATAAATCAATTACGAGAAATTATTCATCTAATAATAATGATTTATGCGACAATAATTCAAAGAAATTAGACATAAGTGATTTAAATAATGATGTTGATATAAAAACAGAAGTTAAAAAAGATGTTGAAGAAAGTAATGTTTCTCAAAATAATGATGATGCTGATATGGAAGTAATAGCTTCACCAATAGTGGGAACATTTTATGAAGCTATGTCACCAGATGATGATCCTTTTGTAAGTGTAGGTCAAAAAATAAGCAAAGGTGAAGTAGTTTGTATTGTTGAAGCTATGAAACTTATGAATGAAATAAGTGCAGAATTTGATTGTAAAATAGTTAGTGTATTGAGTGAAAATGGAAAAATGGTTCAATACGGAGAGCCATTATTCAAAGTAAGGAGAGTATAA
- the fabZ gene encoding 3-hydroxyacyl-ACP dehydratase FabZ, with amino-acid sequence MLTVKEIKDILPHRYPFLMIDRVEEVIEGKSAKGYKNVTINEKFFNGHFPEYPVMPGVLILEALAQMGAICILSKDEFKGKIGFLVGADKVRWKKQVMPGDKLNLEIEIVKLRGNIGVGKGKATVDGNLVCEGEIMFAIG; translated from the coding sequence ATGTTAACAGTTAAAGAAATAAAAGATATTTTACCTCATAGATATCCATTTTTAATGATAGATAGAGTTGAAGAAGTAATAGAAGGAAAAAGTGCAAAAGGATATAAAAATGTAACTATAAATGAGAAATTTTTCAATGGACATTTTCCAGAATATCCTGTAATGCCAGGAGTATTAATTTTAGAAGCATTGGCTCAAATGGGCGCAATATGCATACTGTCAAAGGATGAATTCAAAGGAAAAATAGGATTTTTAGTTGGGGCAGATAAAGTAAGATGGAAAAAGCAAGTAATGCCAGGAGATAAATTAAATCTAGAAATAGAAATAGTGAAACTAAGAGGTAATATTGGTGTGGGAAAAGGTAAAGCTACTGTGGATGGAAATTTAGTTTGTGAAGGCGAAATAATGTTTGCTATTGGGTAG
- a CDS encoding acetyl-CoA carboxylase biotin carboxylase subunit → MLKKILIANRGEIAVRIIRACRELNIRTVAIYSEQDKDALHTQMADESVCVGGPLSKDSYLNMTNILSACVLTGCEGIHPGFGFLSENPKFAKMCKECNIKFIGPDYETIELMGDKARAREIMKKANVPVVPGYEGEILSYDHALDLAKNIGFPMMIKAAAGGGGKGIRIVRNIKEFKHNFEAAKLEAKACFGEDKVYIEKFIEDPRHIEFQILADEYNKVVHLGERECSMQRNNQKVLEEAPSVFLNDNLREKMGKVAVKAAEAVDYKNAGTIEFLVDDSGEFYFMEMNTRIQVEHPITEMVTNIDIVKEQLKIASGIKMEINQEDIKISGHAIECRINAEDPKNNFRPCPGVITELYTPSGLGVRVDSAIYCGYEIPPYYDSMIGKLITFGDDRENAIIKMKRALDEFAIGGVTTNIDFQYEILEHEDFINGNYNTSFIENKLVNNNA, encoded by the coding sequence ATGTTAAAGAAAATTCTTATAGCTAACAGAGGTGAAATTGCAGTAAGAATAATTAGGGCTTGTAGAGAGCTTAATATAAGAACTGTAGCTATTTATTCTGAGCAGGATAAAGATGCCCTTCATACACAAATGGCAGATGAATCTGTTTGTGTAGGAGGACCGCTTAGTAAAGATAGTTATTTAAATATGACAAATATTTTAAGTGCGTGTGTTTTAACCGGGTGTGAAGGTATACATCCCGGCTTTGGATTTTTATCAGAAAATCCTAAGTTTGCAAAAATGTGCAAAGAATGCAATATAAAATTTATTGGACCAGATTATGAAACTATTGAGCTAATGGGAGACAAAGCAAGAGCTAGAGAAATAATGAAAAAAGCAAATGTTCCTGTTGTACCAGGATATGAAGGTGAAATACTTTCATATGATCATGCTTTAGATTTAGCTAAAAATATAGGATTTCCAATGATGATAAAAGCAGCTGCCGGTGGTGGAGGCAAGGGAATAAGAATAGTAAGAAACATTAAGGAATTCAAACATAATTTTGAAGCTGCCAAATTAGAAGCAAAAGCTTGTTTTGGTGAAGATAAGGTTTATATTGAAAAATTTATAGAAGATCCAAGACATATAGAATTTCAAATATTGGCTGATGAATATAACAAGGTAGTTCATTTAGGTGAAAGAGAATGTTCAATGCAAAGAAATAACCAAAAAGTGTTAGAAGAAGCTCCATCTGTTTTTCTAAATGATAATTTAAGAGAAAAAATGGGGAAAGTTGCAGTTAAAGCAGCAGAGGCTGTTGATTATAAAAATGCAGGGACTATAGAATTTTTAGTGGATGATAGTGGTGAGTTTTACTTTATGGAAATGAATACAAGAATTCAAGTTGAGCATCCTATTACAGAAATGGTTACTAATATAGATATAGTAAAAGAACAGTTAAAGATAGCTTCAGGTATTAAGATGGAAATTAACCAAGAAGATATTAAAATATCTGGTCATGCTATAGAGTGCAGAATAAATGCGGAAGATCCCAAAAATAATTTTAGACCATGTCCAGGAGTAATAACAGAATTATATACTCCATCAGGTTTAGGAGTTAGGGTTGATAGTGCTATTTATTGTGGTTATGAAATTCCACCATATTATGATTCTATGATAGGAAAGCTTATAACTTTTGGAGATGACAGAGAAAACGCCATAATTAAAATGAAAAGAGCCTTAGACGAATTTGCTATAGGTGGAGTTACAACAAATATAGATTTTCAATATGAAATACTGGAACATGAAGATTTTATAAATGGGAATTATAATACTTCTTTTATAGAGAATAAGTTGGTGAATAATAATGCTTAA